The Pontibacter pudoricolor genome contains a region encoding:
- the recR gene encoding recombination mediator RecR, whose protein sequence is MEFPSKLIENAVEELAKLPGVGKKTALRLALHLLKNESEDTFSLAEALVKMRTEVKHCTTCHNISDTEVCGICANPLRDRSLLCVVSDIRDVIAIENTAQYKGLYHVLGGVISPLEGVGPSDLHIDSLLERLMPTTEIREVLMAISPTMEGDTTAFYLTRKLRDHQNLKITSIARGIPVGGELEYTDEITLGRSIVERTAYGRV, encoded by the coding sequence ATGGAGTTTCCGTCGAAGCTAATAGAAAATGCTGTGGAAGAGCTGGCCAAGCTGCCCGGTGTAGGAAAAAAAACGGCCCTTCGCTTAGCATTGCACCTGCTCAAAAACGAATCGGAAGATACTTTCTCGTTGGCCGAAGCACTGGTGAAAATGCGAACCGAAGTAAAACACTGTACTACCTGCCATAACATTTCGGATACTGAAGTGTGTGGTATTTGCGCTAACCCGCTCCGTGACCGTAGTTTGCTGTGTGTGGTAAGTGATATTCGTGATGTGATCGCGATTGAAAATACGGCGCAGTACAAAGGGTTGTATCATGTGCTAGGAGGCGTGATTTCTCCACTGGAAGGTGTTGGTCCGTCAGACCTGCACATAGATAGTTTGCTGGAGCGCCTGATGCCTACTACTGAAATAAGAGAAGTACTGATGGCAATAAGCCCGACTATGGAAGGCGACACTACTGCTTTTTACCTCACCCGTAAACTGCGCGACCACCAAAACCTGAAGATCACGTCCATAGCGCGTGGTATACCGGTTGGTGGCGAACTGGAGTATACCGATGAGATTACCTTAGGTCGTAGTATTGTGGAGAGAACGGCATACGGTAGGGTTTAA
- a CDS encoding ATP-dependent Clp protease adaptor ClpS, with protein sequence MNTEREILHQEDVAVLEENTDLRQLIVFNDDVNTFDHVIETLIKVCGHTAEQAEQCTLLIHYKGKCTVKMGSYEELSGMCTSLHQKSLSADIQ encoded by the coding sequence ATGAATACTGAGAGAGAAATTTTACATCAGGAAGATGTTGCGGTGCTGGAAGAGAATACCGACCTGCGCCAGCTTATCGTTTTTAATGATGACGTAAATACTTTTGACCACGTGATAGAAACGCTGATAAAAGTTTGCGGCCACACTGCCGAGCAGGCAGAGCAGTGCACCCTGCTTATTCATTACAAAGGCAAGTGTACCGTTAAAATGGGCTCTTACGAGGAGTTGTCAGGTATGTGTACCTCGCTGCACCAAAAGTCGCTTTCTGCGGATATTCAGTAA